GCAGCTTTTCGCCTTTGCGGTTTTTTTCATAAAGTATGCGCGACACATCGGAAATCATCGGTTTGATACGGTCTGCGTATTTTTCGATAACGGCCAGCACGTCTTCCTGCCTCACCGGCTCGGCGTGGTGCAGGTGTTGCAGCTGTACGTTGTAATATGCCACATTGGCCTGCACTTTAGCTGCCAGTTTTTCGGTGTCGAACAAATCCACCATACGCACGGCGCGGCGGGCGGCTTTGTCTTCATAAGCGGGGCCGATACCGCGGCCGGTGGTGCCGATTTTGCCGCTGCCGCGCGATGCTTCGCGCGCTTGATCCAGCGCGATGTGGTAAGGCAGAATCAAAGTAGCGGTGGGGGCGATTTTCAGACGGCCTTCCACGTTTTTCACACCTGCGGCGTTCAACTCATCGATTTCGCCCATCAGTGCTTCGGGGCTGACCACCACGCCCGATCCGATAAAGCAGTCGAGCTTTTCATGCAGAATGCCGCTGGGTATCAGGCGCAAAACCGTTTTTTTGCCGCCCACCACCAGTGTGTGCCCGGCATTGTGGCCGCCCTGGAAACGCACTACGCCGGCGGTTTCTTCTGCCAGCCAGTCCACAATCTTACCCTTGCCCTCGTCTCCCCATTGGGCACCGATCACTACTACGTTTTTAGCCATAATCCTCAACCTGTTATTCAAATAACTTCGTTTTCCGCTCCGACCACCTGCCAGCCGTCTCCTTGACGTTGCAGACGGCGCATCGCTTTTCTGCCGCCGTTGTGGCCGCTGCCGTAATCGATGACCACCGTCTGCCCTTCGGCACGCAGGCGGTCAACGGTTTCCTGCGCATGCTGCAAATCAGCCGCTTCTACGGCAATGGGGGGCTGCTGCCCACATTGCGGCAAATGTCCGATAAACGTGCGCAAATCAAAACTGAAGCCGGTGGCCGGCCGGGCGCGGCCGAAATATCCGCCCAAACCATCGTAACGGCCGCCGCGCGCTACTGCTTCGTGGTTGTCTCTGCCGTAAGCAGCATACAGCAGGCCTGTGTGGTAGTTGTCCACCCGCAGCTCCGACAAATCGATATGCACGACCTGCCGGGGAAAGGCATCGCACACAGCCTGCAATTCGTTTAATGCCTTGCCCACAGCAAACAAATCGGGCAGCTTGGCGCGCGCTTCGGCCAGCACTTCGCGCGAACCGTAAAGCGCAGGCAGGAGTGCAAACGCTTTCGCCCACATACTGTCGAGTTTCCACCCGCGAACTTGGGCAGTAACGGCAGCGGTATCTTTATCCTGCATCAATGCCAGCAACTGTGCTGCCTGCTCCCCGGTCAGCCCTGCGGCCTCGGCCAACGTGCGGAATACGCCGATATGGCCGAGCGACAGCAGAATTTCACCCACACCGCCAACGGCTACACTTTTGAGCATCAGATCAATCAGCTCGATATCGGCAGCCACATCGGCATAGCCGTATAACTCCGCGCCCACCTGCAAAGGTTCGCGGGTGCTTAAAAAACCATCGGGGCGGGCGTGCAGCACCGAACCGGCATAACACAGGCGGTTAATGCCGTTATTGGCCGATAATAAATGCGCATCGATACGCGCTACCTGCGGCGTGATGTCGGCACGGACGCCGAGCTGGCGACCGCTGAGCTGATCGACCACGCGTATGGTTTTCAACGACAAGCCCGCATCGATATGGGTGAGCAGCGAATGACTGTATTCCATCAAGGGCGGATATACCAATTCATAGCCGTGCACGCGGAACAAAGCCAACAGCCGTTCCCGCGCACTCTCAAGCCGGCAGGCGGAAGAAGGCAGGATATCGGCAATGTGTTCGGGTAGTTGCCAAGACTGCATGAAAATCCAATCTCTCTGTGTGATCAACAAAGGCTGCTCAAACTGATAGCGGACTAAATTTAAACTCTGCGGCATTGCTTTGCCATACCGTATTCTTTGTACAGCACGAGGCTTGCGCTCTGTTTCGGTTTAAATGTAACCCACTAACAACCATCATTCCGGGCAACACCTGCCGCACGTTTTATACTTTGATTTTAAATTCAAACAGCTCCGAATCATTCATGCGGAACTTTAACATAAAACAACCATGAAGTGCAGCAAACAACACCACACAAGCCTGTTTGTCACATACCTTGGGTTGCCGGTTCGGTTTTTTTGTTTTCAGACGGCCTGCCCATTCTGGCAGCCACATATCACGGTTTTCAAATAAAAAACGCCGCATCTCTGCGGCGTTGACTTTTTCAGTTTATTTTGCGTTCAGCAGGGCTTGATCCACACGCTCCCGCAACTCTTTACCCGGCTTGAAGTGGGGAACATATTTTTCGGGCACTTCCACACGTTCGCCGGTTTTAGGGTTGCGGCCGACACGGGCCGGGCGGCGGTTTAAATCGAAACTGCCGAACCCGCGGATTTCGATACGCTGCCCTTTAGCCAGCGAGCGGGTCATGGTATCCACCAAAACCTTTACGCTGTATTCTACATCTTTAGCCATCAGCTGCGTGCCGTTTTTTTCGGCAAATACCTCTGCCAAACGAACCATTAATTCAGACTTAGTCATGTCTGCACCTATCACTCTTGATCGCCTGAAAGTTTGGCTTTCAGCAAATCACCCAGGCTGGTCGTGCCGGCGCTGGCAGTAGAAGCGGCATTCATAGAGTTGAGCGCATCACGGCTCTCTTTGGCGTTTTTCGCCTTCACCGACAGCTTGATGCTGCGGTTTTTGCGGTCAACCGTAGCCACAATGGCTTCTACTTCGTCGCCCTCTTTCAACACGTTGCGCAAGTCTTCAACGCGCTCGGCCGACCATTCTGAAGCCGGCAGATAAGCCTCCACCTCTTCGGTCAGCGAAACGACCGCGCCTTTGGCATCTACAGACTTCGCCACACCCTTAACCAGCGAACCTTTGTCGTTTACGCTGATAAAGTTACCGAAGGGGTCGCCCTCCAACTGTTTGATACCCAGGGAAATACGCTCTTTTTCCACATCGATGGCCAACACAACGGCCTGCACTTCTTCGCCTTTTTTGTATTTGCGCACGGCCTCTTCGCCCGACTCCGTCCAAGACAGATCGGAAAGATGAACCAAGCCGTCGATGCCGCCGGGCAGGCCTACAAATACACCGAAGTCGGTGATGGATTTCACCGCACCGGACAGCTTGTCGCCTTTATTGTGGTTGGCAGCAAACTCTTCCCACGGGTTGGCCTGGCATTGTTTCATGCCCAAGCTGATGCGGCGGCGGTCTTCATCGATTTCGAGAATCATCACTTCCACTTCGTCGCCCAGCTGCACAACCTTGCTCGGGTGGACGTTTTTGTTGGTCCAATCCATTTCGGAAACGTGCACCAAGCCCTCGATGCCCTGCTCGATTTCAACAAACGCGCCGTAGTCGGTGAGATTGGATACTTTACCGAACAGGCGGGTGCCTTGCGGATAACGGCGGGTCAGGCCGTTCCACGGGTCTTCGCCCAACTGTTTCATACCCAGGGAAACGCGCTGTTTGTCTTGGTCGAACTTCAACACTTTGGCTTCTACTTCCTGGCCCACTTCCAGCACTTCGCTCGGATGTTTCACGCGGCGCCATGCCAGATCGGTGATGTGCAGCAGGCCGTCGATGCCGCCCAAATCAACGAATGCACCGTAGTCGGTGATGTTTTTAACAATACCTTTGACAACCGAGCCTTCCTGCAGATTTTCCAGCAGGGCTTTGCGCTCTTCGCCCAGGGTAACTTCCAGAACGGCGCGGCGGGATACCACAACGTTGTTGCGTTTTTTGTCGAGTTTGATCACTTTGAATTCGACTTCTTTGCCTTCAAAGTGGGAGGTGTCTTTTACGGGACGCACATCAACCAGCGAACCGGGCAGGAAAGCGCGGATGCTGTTGATCATCACAGTTAAGCCGCCTTTGACTTTGCCGTTGATGATGCCTGAAAGAATATCGCCGTTTTCCATGGCTTCTTCCAAAGCAATCCAGTCGGCAGCGCGTTTGGCTTTTTCGCGCGACAGTTTGGTTTCGCCGAAGCCGTTTTCAACAGATTCGATGGTTACGGTAACGAAATCGCCTACTTTCACTTCAATCTCGCCCTGGGCGTTTTTGAATTCGGCCACATCGATCAGAGATTCTGATTTCAAACCGGCGTTTACGGTAACGAAGTTTTGGTCGATGCCGACCACTTCGGCGGTAATCACCTCGCCGGGGTTCATCTCTTGAAGGGTAAAGCTCTCTTCCAAAAGCTGGGCAAAATTTTCCATAGTCATAAATAACTCTTTTCAATACACCGCCAAGGGGTGCGGGGTGGGTTGTGGAAAACGCCTGCCGCCCTTGGCACGGCAGGCATTTGCTGCAAACGGTTTTCAGACGGCCTGCCAAGATGCCGGAGCCGTCTGAAAAAGCTGGCGGAATTATACAGCAGGCTTAGATTTCTGCATACCAATCAAGCACTTTTTTTACCGATTCTTCGATGGTTAGGCGGGTAGTGTCCAGCAGCAGGGCATCGGGCTGCCGCTTGAGCGGTGCAACGGCGCGGCGGCGGTCGGCTTCATCGCGTGTTTCGATGTCGGCGAGAATGCGCTCGAAAGCCAAACCTTCTGCAGGCAGACCGATTTGTTTGGCGCGGCGTTCGGCACGGGTACGGGCAGACGCAGTCAGAAAAATTTTCAGCGCGGCATCGGGAAAAACCACCGAACCCATATCGCGCCCGTCTCCCACCAAGCCCTTTTCGGTGAGAAAAGCGCGCTGCCGTTGCAGCAGTGCCCCGCGCACTTTGGGCAGCTGCGCCACTTCCGATGCCCCCATGCCGATGGCTTCGGAGCGGACGGCATCTGTAACATCGCGGCCGTCAAGCAGGATACGGCTGCCGTCAAATTCGGCGGGCAGCGCTCCGGCCAGCGCGGCTACGGCCGTTTCATCACTCCAGCCGGCATGACACTGCTGTGCGTAAAGCGCGGTCAGGCGGTAAAGTGCGCCGGAATCGAGATAGTCGAAGCCGAGCGCGGCGGCCACGCGTGATGCCACCGTGCCTTTTCCCGATGCGCCCGGGCCGTCAATGGCGATAATTTTTCGGTTTAAATCCATATCGTTATTCTCTTTATCCGCTGAGGCGGTGTTGTTCAGACGGCCTTGCGGGTTTGTCCCGACTGTTTGTCCCGGCCGTCTGAAACAATCTGTCGGTCAAATCAGAAGCAGAATTATATAGGCTGGATATAGGCTTGCAATCTTTTTCTTGACGCGCCGGCATTGCCTGAGGCCGTCTGAAAAACACGCGGCGCAATACACAAAATACTTTTTTGCAGCATTATCGTGAATCCGCCGGGCTTCCGCCACGGCCTTGCCGCGCCTCAAGCCCCGGGAAAACGCCGTTTCCGAAAGGAAACAAGTTTCTGCGGAGCTAAAACGCCGTTTCCGAAAGGAAACAAGTTTCTGCAAAGCTAAAACGCCGTTTCCGAAAGGAAACAAGTTTCTGCAAAGCTAAAACGCCGTTTCCGAAAGGAAACAAGTTTCTGCAAAGCTAAAACGGCTTTTTAAGCTGCCGGAGCGGCAACAGGGTTATGCTGCGCCGGCTGCGGCGTGCCGGCCCTGTATCGGAAATATGTGGATCCGCTATATAATCTGTCCGTTTGTTTTCAACCAGAATAACGGAACTTAAATATGCAGCAACTCAAATTAGCCGTTGCAGGCGCGCAGATTCTGTTTGTGGCATTTGGCGCGATGGTGCTGGTGCCGCTGCTCACCGGCCTGAACCCGGCCATGGCACTCTTGGGCGCGGGCATCGGTACGCTGCTTTTTCAATGTGTGACCAAACAGAAAGTGCCGGTGTTTTTAGGCTCTTCGTTCGCCTTTATTGCGCCGATTATTTATTCTGTCGGCGAATGGGGGCTGCCTTCCACCATGTTCGGCCTGTTTGCGGCGGGCTTTATGTATTTTGTGTTTGCCGCATTGATTAAATGGCGCGGGCTGGCCGCCGTCAACCGCCTGCTGCCGCCCGTGGTTATCGGGCCGGTGATTATGGTAATCGGTTTGTCGGTGGCGGTGGTGGCCAGCCAAATGGCCATGGGGCAGGCCGGCGGCACCCAGGCAGTGGACTACGCCCAATCGCTGCTGCTCTCGGGCTTTACTTTTGCCGTTACCGTGCTGGTGGCAGTGTTCGGCAGCAGAATGATCAAACTGGTGCCGATTTTAATCGGCGTGGGTGCCGGCTATGCGGCCGCCCTGCTGATGGGATGGGTGGATACTTCCCCGATTGCCGCCGCGCCGTGGTTTGCCGTGCCGCATTTTGAAACGCCGCAAATCAACTGGCAGGCTGCGCTGTTTATGCTGCCCGTTGCCATCGCCCCGGCCATTGAGCACATCGGCGGCGTGATGGCGGTGGGCAAAGTAACCGGCAACGATTATGCCAAAGACCCCGGCCTCGACAAAACGCTGGCGGGCGACGGTTTGGGCGTGTGTGCGGCGGGCTTGATCGGCGGCCCGCCCGTAACCACCTACGGCGAAGTAACCGGCGCGGTGATGATTACCAAAAACGGCAATCCGAAAATCATGACTTGGGCGGCCGTTTTCGCCATCTGCATGGCGTTTTTCGGCAAATTCAATGCTTTTCTGGCTTCGATTCCGCTGCCGGTGATGGGCGGGATTATGATTCTGCTGTTCGGCACCATCGCCTCGCTCGGCCTGAAAACGCTGATTGATGCCAAAGTGGATTTGATGCAGCCGAAAAACCTCGTTATCGTCAGCTCGGTGCTCACCACCGGCGTGGGCGGCATGATTATCAAGCTGGGCAGCATCAGCTTTGCGGGTGTCGGGCTGTGTGCGGTGCTGGCCGTGGTGCTGAACAGGATACTCTGCCCGATGCCGCGCCCGGTGAAGCGGAACCTCCCTTACCGCATTGATACCCCGCCCCGCCAAGCCATGCGTCCGACAGGCGCAGGCATATAGTGGGGCAATATTTCCGAAACAGCCCGCCGCAGCAGCGCAAGGTGCCGCAATGCAGTAGCAGAACGGGGCATACGCAGTATCGATCCGCAGCCAAACGACACGGCTTCCCCACCTGCACCAACCCGCAAGCCGGGCCGTCTGAAACCCAAAACAGAGCGATGCCCGAACCTGAAACGACAGCGCACCACAGGCTGCCTTCGGGCAGAAAACTTGCAAACCGAGCCGCCCGAAAGGCCGTCTGAAACCCACCGCTGTTTATCGTGAACCCGCACATTCCGCAACCGCACAGGCCGCAGGCACTACCGATAAATACTGATGTTGCCGCATAGGCGGCCGACAAAACCGTTTTCCCGAAGCCGAAGCGCGGTAATGCCGTAGCGGAAACCGCGCAGATTCACGATATTGCCTGCCCGCCGCAGCGAAACGGCGTTTTAGCTCCGCAGAAACTTGTTTCCTTTCGGAAACGGCGTTTTCAGACGGCCGCACGCTGCCGAACCGCCCTTGCCCGCCAGCCCCAATCCAGCTTGCAGCACATTTTTTCCTTATCCGCCATGACCGACCTTTCTTTCGCAACCCGCCTGATACGCTGGCAGAAACAGCACGGCCGCCACCACCTGCCCTGGCAGGTGCGCGATCCCTATCTCGTATGGCTCTCGGAAATCATGCTTCAGCAAACCCAAGTGGCCACCGTGCTGGACTATTACCCGCGCTTTACCGCCCGCTTTCCCACCGTGGCCGAACTGGCAGCGGCCGGGCAGGACGAAGTGCTCGGCCTGTGGGCGGGCTTGGGCTATTACAGCCGCGCCCGCAACCTGCACAAAGCCGCACGGCAGGTGGTCGAAACGTTTGGCGGCGTATTTCCGTGCGAGCGCGAAAAGCTGGAAACACTCTGCGGCGTGGGCAGGAGCACTGCAGCGGCCATTGCCGCTTTTGCCTTCCACAAGCGCGAAGCCATTTTAGACGGCAACGTCAGGCGCGTGCTCTGCCGCGTGTTTGCGCTGGACGGTGGTGCCGCCGATAAAAAGTTTGAGAAACAACTGTGGACGCTGGCCGAATCGCTGCTGCCCGAACGCGGCGGCGATATGCCCGCCTACACACAGGGGCTGATGGACTTGGGCGCCACCGTCTGCAAACGCAGCAAGCCCCTGTGCGGCGGCTGCCCGATGGCCGGCATCTGCCGGGCCAAAGCGCAAAACCTCACTGCCGAGCTGCCGCGCAAAAAAAGTGCGCCCGAAGTGCCAACGCTGCCGCTGTTTTGGCTGGTGATGCGCCGCCCAAACGGTGCCATATGGCTTGAAAAGCGGCCGCCCGAAGGCATTTGGGGCGGCCTTTACTGCGTGCCGTGCTTCAACAGCCCCGGCAGCCTCTATGCCGCCGCCGCACACTTCGGCCTTCTTTCAGACGGCCTCGAAGAACAGCCCGCCTTCACCCACCGCCTCACCCACCGCTTATTGCTGATTACCCCGTTTTGCGCACCCGTGCCCGACAGCCTGCCCGGCGGCCTTTCAGACGGCCTGTGGGCGGACCCACATGATTCCGGCTGCGGCCTGCCCAAACCGCTGCATGATTTTTTGTTAAGCCGCCGCTTGGGAAAAAAAACCGCCCGACCCTGAAACACCGGCGCTCCGCCCTATCGTGAACCCGCTTTGTTTGCGCGGCAAAACAGCAAGCCGCAAGCAGTATCGGCAACCTGCCCGGCCGTTCCCTTTAAAACACGGCCATGCCGAAGCGGCAATGAAGCGGGTTCACGGTATCCGCTTCCCAACGGCTGCCTGTTTTGCTTTGGGAAAACACAGCCGTGCCAAACCGTTTATGGCGCAGCCGGGCCGGATTCGCGCAAATCCGCCCCCGTTCAAGCGTTGCCCCGCCCTGCCCTGCGCGGGTTAAGGCCGCCCGATGCCCTGCGCCGCAAATGAAAGGAGTTCGCCATAAAGCCTGGCAAAAATGCCTAAGGCCGTCTGAAAACGTTTTCAGACGGCCTGAAACAACGCGGCCGAGCAGCAAAAGATTACCAACCCTATTCAACCTGCCATTCTGTTTGATAAATGATTTCAGACGGCCTGAGCACAGGTTCTGACGGAACCCGCAAGGCCGTCTGAAAACCACCGCCAAAGCAGATAAAGAAAACCACAACAGGAACCGTGGCCCCTCCGTTGCGGCATGGCAGCACCGTGCGCCCACTGCCCTACCGAAAATGCAGGGGTTCACTGCATTGCAGCCGTGGCAGAAACACCTGAATGCCGTCTGAAAGGCCGCAACACTATTATTCCCGCGCAGGCGGGAATAACGGCAGATCAATCTCTGCGGTGTTTTCTGAATGCTGCAAAATCCCGAGCCAGTTTGACAGCGGTTTGAATGTTACCCGGGCAGGGCGCGGCAAGGCCGGTGTTATGTTGCCGCGATGTGGTTTGCCGAAAGAGTTTAAGGCCGTCTGAAACTTTCAGACGGCCTTCGGCCTAACGGTGCGGCGTTGCCCAAACACAACGCTCCCAAACTCAAGCCGGTTTGGCGGCCGTTTGAATGCAGCCAGACAAAATGGCGGGGGGATGTGTTGCGGCGGTATTGATTATCTCTGCAAAGCTTAAGGTGTTGGAAAAGGCCGTCTGAAAACTTTTTCAGACGGCCTGCAAACTTCCGCAACCCTTATCTTCTGCTCCGGCTGCCGGGCAGGGGCATATCCGCCCACCTCATGATATTGGCCACTTCGGCGGGGTTGAGCTCGTAAAACTGACCGCGCTTGAGCCGGTTGGGCAGGCCGATGGGGCCGAAGCCCACGCGCACCAGGCGGCTCACGGCCAGGCCGAAATGCTCGAAAATGCGGCGCACTTCGCGGTTGCGGCCTTCTTTAATCACCACGTTATACCATTTGTTTGCCCCTTCTCCGCCCTGCGCGCAAATGCGCTCCACCCTTGCCAAGCCGTCTTCCAGCATCACGCCTTCTTCGGTGAGCGTTTTCATCTGCCCGGCCGTTAATCCGCCGAGCACACGCACGGCGTATTCGCGCTCCACTTCAAAGCTGGGGTGGGCGAAACGGTTTGCCAGCTCGCCCGAGGTGGTGAGAATCAGCAGCCCGCCGGTGTTGATGTCCAAGCGGCCGATGGCCGTCCAGCGGCTGCTGGCGGCCTGCGGCAGGCGGTCGAAAACGCTCACACGCCCCTGCGGGTCGCCGCGCGACACGATTTCGCCTTCCTGTTTGTAATAAAGAATAATGCGCGGCAGGCGGTCGGGCCATTTGAGCTTGATCACGCTGCCTTTTACCTGCACTTGGTCTGCCGGCGACACTTTGTCGCCCAGTTGCGCGGTTTTGCCGTTTACCGTTACCCAGCCCCGGCCGATCCACTCTTCCATTTCGCGGCGGGAGCCCGCGCCCGAGGCGGCCAGTGCTTTTTGCAGGCGCACCGGTTCGAAGCTTTCCAAATCGGCGCGTTTTTCCTTCAAATTGCGGGCGCGCTCCATGATTTTTTGGTTGGGGTTGCGCACTGCCAGTTTTTTGGCGCGCGCCGCCTGCGTTTTCGGTTTGGGCTGCCGCTGCTGGGCGGGCTTGCTTACGTTTTTATTTTTTTCAGACATTTCATGTTCTCCTAACGCGCTCTGCCGCCGGACAGAACGGCTCTTCTGAGGCCTTGCGGCGGCAGGTCGGGTGGGTAAAAAGGTTTTTTCAGACGGCCTTTGTATGCAGATCAGGCGGCCGCCCGGTTTTATTTCCGATACAGAGAGCCGGGCGGCGGGGCGTATCGAAAGCAATGTTTATCTGCCGTATCACGCTGCTGCACAATACTGCGGGCCGTTTTGCGGGCTTGGCAGGTTCGACACCGTTGGCGGCACATCTTGCCGCCCCGGCCCGTGTCTGTCTGTGTCGCCGTTTCTGCGGTTGAA
This genomic interval from Neisseria musculi contains the following:
- a CDS encoding uracil-xanthine permease family protein codes for the protein MQQLKLAVAGAQILFVAFGAMVLVPLLTGLNPAMALLGAGIGTLLFQCVTKQKVPVFLGSSFAFIAPIIYSVGEWGLPSTMFGLFAAGFMYFVFAALIKWRGLAAVNRLLPPVVIGPVIMVIGLSVAVVASQMAMGQAGGTQAVDYAQSLLLSGFTFAVTVLVAVFGSRMIKLVPILIGVGAGYAAALLMGWVDTSPIAAAPWFAVPHFETPQINWQAALFMLPVAIAPAIEHIGGVMAVGKVTGNDYAKDPGLDKTLAGDGLGVCAAGLIGGPPVTTYGEVTGAVMITKNGNPKIMTWAAVFAICMAFFGKFNAFLASIPLPVMGGIMILLFGTIASLGLKTLIDAKVDLMQPKNLVIVSSVLTTGVGGMIIKLGSISFAGVGLCAVLAVVLNRILCPMPRPVKRNLPYRIDTPPRQAMRPTGAGI
- a CDS encoding adenylosuccinate synthase; the protein is MAKNVVVIGAQWGDEGKGKIVDWLAEETAGVVRFQGGHNAGHTLVVGGKKTVLRLIPSGILHEKLDCFIGSGVVVSPEALMGEIDELNAAGVKNVEGRLKIAPTATLILPYHIALDQAREASRGSGKIGTTGRGIGPAYEDKAARRAVRMVDLFDTEKLAAKVQANVAYYNVQLQHLHHAEPVRQEDVLAVIEKYADRIKPMISDVSRILYEKNRKGEKLLFEGAQGTLLDIDYGTYPFVTSSNCLAGAASAGAGVPPQMLDYVLGIVKAYTTRVGSGPFPTELFDGIGAGLAERGHEFGSVTGRARRCGWFDAAALKRSIQVNGITGMCITKLDVMDGIEEIKICVGYTLADGTTTDILPFGADAVAGCTPIYETLPGWKESTFGVKDFAELPQNARAYLKRIEEVCGAPVAMVSTGPDRAETILLQHPFA
- the rpsA gene encoding 30S ribosomal protein S1, whose translation is MTMENFAQLLEESFTLQEMNPGEVITAEVVGIDQNFVTVNAGLKSESLIDVAEFKNAQGEIEVKVGDFVTVTIESVENGFGETKLSREKAKRAADWIALEEAMENGDILSGIINGKVKGGLTVMINSIRAFLPGSLVDVRPVKDTSHFEGKEVEFKVIKLDKKRNNVVVSRRAVLEVTLGEERKALLENLQEGSVVKGIVKNITDYGAFVDLGGIDGLLHITDLAWRRVKHPSEVLEVGQEVEAKVLKFDQDKQRVSLGMKQLGEDPWNGLTRRYPQGTRLFGKVSNLTDYGAFVEIEQGIEGLVHVSEMDWTNKNVHPSKVVQLGDEVEVMILEIDEDRRRISLGMKQCQANPWEEFAANHNKGDKLSGAVKSITDFGVFVGLPGGIDGLVHLSDLSWTESGEEAVRKYKKGEEVQAVVLAIDVEKERISLGIKQLEGDPFGNFISVNDKGSLVKGVAKSVDAKGAVVSLTEEVEAYLPASEWSAERVEDLRNVLKEGDEVEAIVATVDRKNRSIKLSVKAKNAKESRDALNSMNAASTASAGTTSLGDLLKAKLSGDQE
- the cmk gene encoding (d)CMP kinase is translated as MDLNRKIIAIDGPGASGKGTVASRVAAALGFDYLDSGALYRLTALYAQQCHAGWSDETAVAALAGALPAEFDGSRILLDGRDVTDAVRSEAIGMGASEVAQLPKVRGALLQRQRAFLTEKGLVGDGRDMGSVVFPDAALKIFLTASARTRAERRAKQIGLPAEGLAFERILADIETRDEADRRRAVAPLKRQPDALLLDTTRLTIEESVKKVLDWYAEI
- the mutY gene encoding A/G-specific adenine glycosylase is translated as MTDLSFATRLIRWQKQHGRHHLPWQVRDPYLVWLSEIMLQQTQVATVLDYYPRFTARFPTVAELAAAGQDEVLGLWAGLGYYSRARNLHKAARQVVETFGGVFPCEREKLETLCGVGRSTAAAIAAFAFHKREAILDGNVRRVLCRVFALDGGAADKKFEKQLWTLAESLLPERGGDMPAYTQGLMDLGATVCKRSKPLCGGCPMAGICRAKAQNLTAELPRKKSAPEVPTLPLFWLVMRRPNGAIWLEKRPPEGIWGGLYCVPCFNSPGSLYAAAAHFGLLSDGLEEQPAFTHRLTHRLLLITPFCAPVPDSLPGGLSDGLWADPHDSGCGLPKPLHDFLLSRRLGKKTARP
- a CDS encoding ATP phosphoribosyltransferase regulatory subunit, which translates into the protein MQSWQLPEHIADILPSSACRLESARERLLALFRVHGYELVYPPLMEYSHSLLTHIDAGLSLKTIRVVDQLSGRQLGVRADITPQVARIDAHLLSANNGINRLCYAGSVLHARPDGFLSTREPLQVGAELYGYADVAADIELIDLMLKSVAVGGVGEILLSLGHIGVFRTLAEAAGLTGEQAAQLLALMQDKDTAAVTAQVRGWKLDSMWAKAFALLPALYGSREVLAEARAKLPDLFAVGKALNELQAVCDAFPRQVVHIDLSELRVDNYHTGLLYAAYGRDNHEAVARGGRYDGLGGYFGRARPATGFSFDLRTFIGHLPQCGQQPPIAVEAADLQHAQETVDRLRAEGQTVVIDYGSGHNGGRKAMRRLQRQGDGWQVVGAENEVI
- a CDS encoding integration host factor subunit beta; amino-acid sequence: MTKSELMVRLAEVFAEKNGTQLMAKDVEYSVKVLVDTMTRSLAKGQRIEIRGFGSFDLNRRPARVGRNPKTGERVEVPEKYVPHFKPGKELRERVDQALLNAK